Proteins encoded by one window of Gouania willdenowi chromosome 4, fGouWil2.1, whole genome shotgun sequence:
- the LOC114462259 gene encoding phospholipase A2 inhibitor and Ly6/PLAUR domain-containing protein-like translates to MMNLLSLVVLCLLSSTAGALQCQTCTDANCLSTTLATCNTETSCITATAQVTQFNGASQTRTNQTYKACAAPQLCQSMGNQIYAIDESIEDVLISSRCCNTDNCNSETLAVPVKNTTENGRECHFCFRKICDIIIRCKGNEDRCYEARVASGNNTSTVGGCVSQNVCDLAPGLWSTPIVRTIANFTAVPTCCSGNLCNDLTAATASASNATVATSGASNASTAASGASNASTAASGASNASTAASGAPGEVTIHSHFLRLSMTQVFFGLFSVILW, encoded by the exons ATGATGAATCTCCTTTCTCTGGTTGTCCTCTGTCTACTCAGCAGCACAG CTGGAGCTCTTCAGTGTCAAACGTGCACCGACGCGAACTGTTTGAGTACGACCCTAGCCACATGCAACACAGAAACCTCGTGCATAACGGCCACCGCTCAGG TAACACAATTTAACGGGGCATCACAAACTAGAACAAATCAGACCTACAAAGCCTGTGCAGCACCCCAACTGTGTCAATCCATGGGGAACCAGATTTACGCGATCGACGAAAGTATCGAAGATGTACTCATCAGCTCTCGGTGCTGCAACACAGACAACTGCAACTCCGAGACTCTTGCTG TTCCagttaaaaacacaacagagaATGGCCGAGAGTGTCACTTTTGTTTTCGGAAAATATGTGATATTATTATAAGATGTAAAGGAAACGAGGACAGATGTTACGAGGCGAGAG TGGCGTCAGGTAACAACACTTCTACAGTCGGGGGCTGCGTATCCCAAAATGTGTGTGACCTTGCTCCTGGTCTGTGGTCAACCCCGATTGTGCGAACCATTGCAAACTTTACCGCTGTACCAACCTGCTGCAGTGGCAACTTGTGTAACGATCTTACTGCAGCAACTGCTTCAGCATCTAATGCAACTGTGGCAACATCTGGAGCATCTAATGCATCTACGGCAGCGTCTGGAGCATCTAATGCATCTACGGCAGCGTCTGGAGCATCTAATGCATCTACGGCAGCGTCTGGAGCCCCTGGGGAAGTGACAATACATTCTCATTTCCTCAGGCTAAGCATGACACAAGTGTTTTTTGGCCTCTTTTCGGTGATTTTATGGTAA